The DNA segment TTTAAAAATTCAGAATTTGGTATCCATGAGTTATTACGCCACACTACTTCGCGCTCATGAGCAAAATATAATGACGGTATTGATATGTTTTCTCTTTTTATATAATTCCAAACATCCATTTCAGTCCAATTACTTATTGGGAATGCTCTAAAATGTTCGCCCTGAAAATGTTTACCGTTTAACAAGTTCCATAATTCAGGTCTTTGGTTTTTAGGATCCCATTGTCCAAACTCATCTCTATGAGAAAAGAAACGCTCTTTAGCTCTAGCCTTTTCTTCATCACGACGACCTCCACCAATGGCACAATCAACTTTATTATTTTCTATTGCATCTAGCAAAGTTGTAATTTGTAATGTATTACGAGTTGCATTTTTACCCCTTTCCTCAGCTACCCTACCAGTATCTATGGCTTCCTGTACAGAACCTACTAAAAGCTGTACACCCATATTTTTTACCAAATCATCACGAAACTTAATTGTTTCGGGAAAATTATGACCTGTATCTACATGCAGTAATGCAAAAGGAATTTTTGCAGGATAAAAGGCTTTTTGAGCCAAATGTGTAACCACAATCGAATCTTTACCTCCGGAGAATAGTATTACCGGGTTTTGAAATTGTGCCCATACTTCTCTTAGAATAAAGATAGCTTCAGACTCTAATTCATCTAAATAATTTAGATAATATTTACTCATAACTTTAAAGTTCTAATTTATGCTTTACAAATGTAACTACTTTTTCTATAGCCGCTTCTATATTCTCCTTTTCTGTTTCTATTAAAACATCAGGAGTTGTTGGCTTTTCATAGGGAGCATTAATACCAGTAAAGTTTTTAATTTCACCAGCTCTTGCTTTCTTATATAACCCTTTAACATCTCTATTTTCACATTCTTTGAGGCTTGTATGTACAAAAACTTCTACAAAATTATCAGCCCCAATAATGTCTTTTACCAATTCTCTATCTTTTTCTAATGGCGATACAAAAGCCGCAATAGTAACCATACCCGCATCTACAAAAAGTTTCGCAATTTCTGCAATTCTCCTTAGGTTTTCATTACGATCTTCTTCATTAAAGCCTAACCCCTTGTTAATACCCATACGAATATTATCGCCATCAAGGGTATATGTTTGTATACCATTGTCAAACAAATACTCTTCTACTTTATTTGCAATAGTTGATTTTCCTGAACCTGATAGTCCAGTAAACCAAATTACAAAAGAGTTGTGCTTATTTTTTTGATTGCGTTTTGATTTGCAAACAAAATAATCGTGCTCTATGATATTATTATTACTCATTTTTTTTCACGTTGAGATAATCCAAAATTTGTCCTGTACCAAATGCGTTCGTGTACGTAATATAAAACCATTTTTGTAACCACTTCGGCAAGACCAATTTTCATACCTATTAGTGGGTTACCTGATATAAACCATGCCAATAACATAGTATCAATCGTTCCGAAAAAACGCCAAGTTACTGCTTTGGCTATATGTCTTTTTCTACTTTCTAATATTTTACCTCCTTTAGAGAGGTTTACTTTAAACCACACACGCTCATGTATGTAGTATAATATCATTTTTGTAACTACTTCTGCAAAACCTACCTGTAAACCTATCATAGGGTCTCCAGAGATAAGCCATGCCAATATCATAGTGTCAATTGTTCCTACTACACGCCAAGTTATAGTCTTAGCTATATGTCGTTTGTACGAGCCGTCTCTCATAAAGAAACCAAGAAATAAGGGTTTAATAAGTTTTCTTTATTATATACCATTTCTTTTTTAGTAGTATTATCTATAACAGATAAACCTACTGCTTTACAAATTGCCTGACCTGCTGCTGTATCCCACTCCATGGTTGGTGCAAAACGAGGATATACATCTGCTTTACCCTCTGCAACAAGACAAAACTTTAAAGAACTTCCTTTAGATACTATTTCTATTTCTTTAGTTGTATTTTCTTTAAGACTATCAACAAAATCTTGAGTATCTTGACTCATATGCGATCGGCTACCTACAACTCTTAGTTTATTATCATCTGCAGTAGGTTTAATCTCTTCGGCATACTCTATAATACTATCTATAGTATCATCTACATTCTTAAGCACTGCTCTATATGATTTCCCTGTGGCAATGTCTCCATAGTATAATGTTTTTACAGCTGGCACATATATAACACCAAACTGAGGTATACCGTTGGTAACTAATGCAATATTTACAGTAAACTCTCCGTTTTTCTTTATAAACTCCTTAGTTCCATCAAGAGGATCTACTATCCAGCAAGAAGTCCAGTCTTTACGCTCATTAAAAGGTAATTGTTTATTTTCTTCACTAATTATAGGAGTATTAGTAGAAGACAAATAATTCATTATAATAGCATTAGCAGCACTATCTGCTTCTGTAAGTGGTGAAGCATCTTCCTTATAAGCAACTTCAAAATCTTTTTCATAGATTTTCATTATTGCTTCTCCTGCTTCAATACTTGCTTGTATTGCTGTATTGTATATCTGCTTCATTAAGTGCTACTATTTATATGTTATTTAATTTTATGAACGAATTTTAAAACTACTAAACACAGCTAATCAAAAAAACTAAGCTGCAAATATAAAGGATATAAAGCAATACTTTGACACCTTTTTACTAAAACAACTTTAACAAAATATTAACAATAGCTGTTCTATAGTATTTTTTAGATATTATAATAACTTCTATACCAATTTACAAACTCTTTAACCCCTACCTCTATACTTGTAGAAGGCTTATAACCGAAGGTTTTTTCAAGTTCACTAGTATCTGCCCATGTTTTCTCAACATCGCCAGGCTGCATTGGTAAATAATTTTTAGCTACTATTTTACCTGTTGCTTTTTCTATTTCAGAGATAAAATCCATCAGTTTAACTGGCTGACTATTACCTATATTATACAACTCATACAACAACGAATCTTCATTATTTTCTTGAAGTAGTGTTGCAACCACCCCTTCAACAATATCATCAATGTAAGTAAAATCACGCGATAAATTACCTTCGTTAAATACTTTTATAGGCTTATCATTAAAAACAGCATCAGTAAATAAGAACATAGCCATATCGGGTCTACCCCACGGACCATATACTGTAAAGAAACGAAGCCCTATAGTTTTTATACCAAATAAATGGCTATAAGTATGCGCCATAAGCTCATTACTCTTTTTAGTAGCCGCATAAAGACTTATAGGATTATCTACATTATCATCTGTAGAAAAAGGAATCTTATCATTTAAACCATAAACACTAGAACTACTTGCATATACAAGCTTCTTTACATTATAATTACGACAAGCCTCTAGAATATTTATAAAACCTACAACATTACTTTCTATATATGCATGCGGATTCTCGATACTGTAACGCACACCTGCTTGAGCAGCTAAATTACAGATGCTGTCAAACTGTTCTGTTTCAAATAATTTGTTTATTGCCTCTCTATCTTCTAGATTTAGCTTTATAAACTTAAATTCATTATTATGAGTAGTACTTGAAATCAGTACGTTATAATCTACTTGTTCTACACCTAATTGTTTTAATCGAGCTAGTTTTAGGTTAACATCGTAGTAATCATTAATATTATCTAACCCTACTACAGTATGACCTAATGACAATAGTTTTTCAGAAAGATGATACCCTATAAAACCCGCTGCACCGGTTACTAATATTTTCATAATTGTATATTAATCGTATTAAAACTACTATGTTATTCCTACTCTAAATTTACAGAGTATCTTTTATCTATTTACCTATAGAACTAAAAACAAAACCTTTACTTCTCATTTTTTCAACATCAAGAACATTTCTTCCGTCAAAAACAAAAGCAGGTTTTTTCATGTTATTATATATTCTATCCCAATCATAATCTTTAAACTCATCCCACTCTGTCAATATTGCTATAGCATGAGCATCTTTACAAGCTTCATATGGGTCTTGAAAAATAGTTACACCTTCTTTATTTTCTTCTGGTTTTCTTGTTGCTAAATAATCAAGATCTTTAAATATAGTTTTATCTTCTACTTTTGGGTCATATACGGCAATATTAGCTTGCTCGAATAGCAAATCATCAGCAACATATATCGCAGCCGACTCTCTAGTATCATTAGTATCTTTTTTAAATGCCCAACCAAGAAAAGCTATCTTTTTACCAGAAACAGTATTATAAAGTGTTTTTACAATATTTGCTGCAAAACGTCTTTTCTGGTGATCATTCATTATAATTACCTGTTCCCAATAATCAGCAACTTCATTAAGACCATACGATTTTGCAATATAAACCAAGTTAAGAATATCTTTTTGAAAGCAAGAACCTCCAAAACCTACTGAAGATTTCAGGAACTTAGGTCCTATACGACTATCCATACCTATAGCTCGCGCCACTTCATTTACATCTGCTCCTGTTTTCTCACAAAGTTCAGACATTGCGTTTATAGAGGATACTCGCTGTGCTAAGAATGCATTAGCAGTAAGTTTAGAAAGCTCTGACGACCATACATTAGTAGTAAGTATTCTCTCTTTAGGTATCCAGTTAGCATATACATCTACAAGTGCATCTATAGCCTCTTGTCCTTTCGCATCAGTACCACCACCTATTAAAACTCTATCTGGACTTAATAAGTCATCAATAGCCGTTCCCTCTGCTAAAAACTCAGGGTTAGAGAGTATTTGAAATTCTACACCATTACCTGTATTATCTAATATATTTTTAATTGCTTCGGCAGTCCTTACGGGTAGCGTAGATTTTTCGACTACAATCTTATTATCTTTTGCTACAGAGGCAATTTGTCTAGCACAAAGCTCTATATATTTTAAATCGGCAGCCATACCCTTACCTAAACCATAGGTTTTTGTAGGAGTATTAACTGATATAAATATCATTTCTGCTTCATCTATAGCTTTTTCTACATCAGTAGAAAAAAACAAATTTTTACCTCTTGCCGAAAGAACGATCTCATCAAGCCCTGGCTCATACACAGGCAAATTATCTGTGTTTTCATCATTCCAATCGGCTATACGCTGTGCATTAAGATCTACAATAGTAACTTTAATATCTGGACATTTATGAGCTATAACAGCCATTGTAGGTCCACCTACATATCCTGCCCCTATACAACAAATATTTTTTATCTTCATTTTATTTCCTTGTTCAAATGAGTATATGTATTATAACCTGCCGTCTGCTACAGCACCTAAAACACCTTTAACATCATACACTACACTATTTTCTTTTTTAACGGCATTAAAATCCATCGTAGTAAATTCTTTGTGCGATACCCCAAGTACTATTGCATCAAACTTATCACTTGGAATTTCACTTACCGTTGTTAATCCATATTCATGTTCAACTTCAGAGCTACTCGCCCAAGGATCGAATATAGTAACCGTAATACCGTATTCTTTTAGTGCTTTAATAACATCTACAATTTTAGTGTTACGCACATCAGGACAATTCTCTTTAAAAGTTATCCCTAACATTAGTAAGCTAGAGCCATTTACTATAACTCCTTTTTTTATCATGAGCTTTACAACCTGAGATGCAACATAGTCGCCCATACTATCATTCAGCCTTCTGCCTGCAAGAATTATCTCTGGGTGATAGCCAACTTCTTGTGCCTTTTGGGCAAGGTAATATGGATCTACACCTATACAGTGACCTCCTACTAATCCTGGTTTAAAAGGAAGGAAATTCCATTTTGTTCCCGCAGCTTCAAGTACCGCATGGGTATCAATACCCATACAGTTAAAAATTTTGGCTAACTCGTTTACAAAAGCAATATTAATATCTCGTTGAGAGTTCTCTATCACTTTGGCAGCTTCGGCAACCCTAATGGTAGGTGCAAGGTGTGTACCCGCAGTAATTACCGATTTATATAAATCATTTACCTTCTCTCCTACTTCTGGAGTAGAGCCAGCGGTAACTTTTAGTATTTTTTCTACTGTATGCTCTTTATCTCCTGGGTTTATTCTTTCAGGAGAGTATCCTGCAAAGAAATCCTCATTAAACTTAAGACCGCTAACGCGCTCTAATACAGGAATACACTCTTCCTCAGTAACACCAGGATATACCGTAGATTCATAAATAACAATATCTCCTTTTTTAAGAACCTTACCTACTGTTTCGCTAGACTTGTATAAAGGAGTAAGATCAGGTCGGTTATTCTTATCAACTGGAGTAGGAACAGTAACTACATAGTAATCACAATTTTTAATATCATCTAAATTGGTGCTACAATAAAGCCCTACCTCTTGCGCAGGAGTATCAACTAACACTGATTTTAAAAGATCATTTTCTACTTCAAGTGTACTATCTACACCCGAGTTTAATTCATCAACTCTAGGCTGATTAATATCAAATCCTACTACAGGGTATTTTGTTGCGAA comes from the Flavobacterium arcticum genome and includes:
- the cysQ gene encoding 3'(2'),5'-bisphosphate nucleotidase CysQ, whose translation is MKQIYNTAIQASIEAGEAIMKIYEKDFEVAYKEDASPLTEADSAANAIIMNYLSSTNTPIISEENKQLPFNERKDWTSCWIVDPLDGTKEFIKKNGEFTVNIALVTNGIPQFGVIYVPAVKTLYYGDIATGKSYRAVLKNVDDTIDSIIEYAEEIKPTADDNKLRVVGSRSHMSQDTQDFVDSLKENTTKEIEIVSKGSSLKFCLVAEGKADVYPRFAPTMEWDTAAGQAICKAVGLSVIDNTTKKEMVYNKENLLNPYFLVSL
- a CDS encoding DUF2061 domain-containing protein, with product MRDGSYKRHIAKTITWRVVGTIDTMILAWLISGDPMIGLQVGFAEVVTKMILYYIHERVWFKVNLSKGGKILESRKRHIAKAVTWRFFGTIDTMLLAWFISGNPLIGMKIGLAEVVTKMVLYYVHERIWYRTNFGLSQREKK
- a CDS encoding UDP-glucose 6-dehydrogenase translates to MKIKNICCIGAGYVGGPTMAVIAHKCPDIKVTIVDLNAQRIADWNDENTDNLPVYEPGLDEIVLSARGKNLFFSTDVEKAIDEAEMIFISVNTPTKTYGLGKGMAADLKYIELCARQIASVAKDNKIVVEKSTLPVRTAEAIKNILDNTGNGVEFQILSNPEFLAEGTAIDDLLSPDRVLIGGGTDAKGQEAIDALVDVYANWIPKERILTTNVWSSELSKLTANAFLAQRVSSINAMSELCEKTGADVNEVARAIGMDSRIGPKFLKSSVGFGGSCFQKDILNLVYIAKSYGLNEVADYWEQVIIMNDHQKRRFAANIVKTLYNTVSGKKIAFLGWAFKKDTNDTRESAAIYVADDLLFEQANIAVYDPKVEDKTIFKDLDYLATRKPEENKEGVTIFQDPYEACKDAHAIAILTEWDEFKDYDWDRIYNNMKKPAFVFDGRNVLDVEKMRSKGFVFSSIGK
- a CDS encoding nucleotide sugar dehydrogenase, with the protein product MKIAVIGLGYVGLPLARLFATKYPVVGFDINQPRVDELNSGVDSTLEVENDLLKSVLVDTPAQEVGLYCSTNLDDIKNCDYYVVTVPTPVDKNNRPDLTPLYKSSETVGKVLKKGDIVIYESTVYPGVTEEECIPVLERVSGLKFNEDFFAGYSPERINPGDKEHTVEKILKVTAGSTPEVGEKVNDLYKSVITAGTHLAPTIRVAEAAKVIENSQRDINIAFVNELAKIFNCMGIDTHAVLEAAGTKWNFLPFKPGLVGGHCIGVDPYYLAQKAQEVGYHPEIILAGRRLNDSMGDYVASQVVKLMIKKGVIVNGSSLLMLGITFKENCPDVRNTKIVDVIKALKEYGITVTIFDPWASSSEVEHEYGLTTVSEIPSDKFDAIVLGVSHKEFTTMDFNAVKKENSVVYDVKGVLGAVADGRL
- a CDS encoding NAD-dependent epimerase, whose product is MKILVTGAAGFIGYHLSEKLLSLGHTVVGLDNINDYYDVNLKLARLKQLGVEQVDYNVLISSTTHNNEFKFIKLNLEDREAINKLFETEQFDSICNLAAQAGVRYSIENPHAYIESNVVGFINILEACRNYNVKKLVYASSSSVYGLNDKIPFSTDDNVDNPISLYAATKKSNELMAHTYSHLFGIKTIGLRFFTVYGPWGRPDMAMFLFTDAVFNDKPIKVFNEGNLSRDFTYIDDIVEGVVATLLQENNEDSLLYELYNIGNSQPVKLMDFISEIEKATGKIVAKNYLPMQPGDVEKTWADTSELEKTFGYKPSTSIEVGVKEFVNWYRSYYNI
- the cysD gene encoding sulfate adenylyltransferase subunit CysD, whose protein sequence is MSKYYLNYLDELESEAIFILREVWAQFQNPVILFSGGKDSIVVTHLAQKAFYPAKIPFALLHVDTGHNFPETIKFRDDLVKNMGVQLLVGSVQEAIDTGRVAEERGKNATRNTLQITTLLDAIENNKVDCAIGGGRRDEEKARAKERFFSHRDEFGQWDPKNQRPELWNLLNGKHFQGEHFRAFPISNWTEMDVWNYIKRENISIPSLYFAHEREVVWRNNSWIPNSEFLKIEPNEEVITKKIRFRTLGDITITGGIESEADTLGKIVDEVSTMRHTERGNRSDDKRSESAMEDRKREGYF
- the cysC gene encoding adenylyl-sulfate kinase; amino-acid sequence: MSNNNIIEHDYFVCKSKRNQKNKHNSFVIWFTGLSGSGKSTIANKVEEYLFDNGIQTYTLDGDNIRMGINKGLGFNEEDRNENLRRIAEIAKLFVDAGMVTIAAFVSPLEKDRELVKDIIGADNFVEVFVHTSLKECENRDVKGLYKKARAGEIKNFTGINAPYEKPTTPDVLIETEKENIEAAIEKVVTFVKHKLEL